From a single Cygnus atratus isolate AKBS03 ecotype Queensland, Australia chromosome 10, CAtr_DNAZoo_HiC_assembly, whole genome shotgun sequence genomic region:
- the RPL29 gene encoding 60S ribosomal protein L29, whose product MAKSKNHTTHNQSRKWHRNGIKKPRSHRYESLKGVDPKFLRNMRFAKKHNKKGLKKMQANNAKQAALQKKD is encoded by the exons ATGGCCAAGTCCAAGAACCACACCACGCACAACCAGT CCCGCAAGTGGCACAGGAATGGCATCAAGAAACCCAGGTCCCATAGATACGAGTCTCTTAAAGGG GTTGATCCCAAGTTTCTGAGGAACATGAGATTTGCAAAGAAGCACAACAAGAAGGGGCTGAAGAAGATGCAGGCCAACAATGCCAAGCAGGCAGCTCTCCAGAAAAAGGACTGA